In Bdellovibrionota bacterium, one genomic interval encodes:
- a CDS encoding transketolase C-terminal domain-containing protein, translated as MKDQFIKTLTHLAESNTKIMLVVGDLGYGMIESFIAKCPKQYVNAGVAEQDMIGIATGLALEGKIVFAYSIANFAVLRCLEQIRNDAAYHDANLKIVAMGGGFSYGALGMSHHATEDLAIVRAMPNITMFTPGDDWEVVQAVEMLVRTPGTGYVRLDKMSAGNTSKKDEQFILGKARILTEGNALTFVTCGGILKVVLEVAEELRKKDDIQVRVMSCPTMKPFDREAILNAAQETGGIVTVEEHTLEGGLGGLVAEILMDTHVIPQKFLRMGLKAGFSSIVGSQTYLQEKYGLGRDSIRQSALDLIRS; from the coding sequence GTGAAGGACCAGTTCATAAAAACCTTAACTCATCTGGCTGAATCAAACACTAAGATCATGCTGGTCGTAGGTGATCTAGGTTACGGAATGATCGAATCATTCATTGCGAAATGTCCGAAGCAATACGTGAATGCTGGAGTCGCGGAGCAGGACATGATCGGAATTGCCACGGGACTCGCCCTTGAAGGAAAAATTGTTTTTGCCTATTCAATTGCGAACTTCGCTGTTCTCCGTTGCCTTGAGCAGATTCGAAATGACGCCGCTTACCATGATGCCAACCTCAAGATTGTAGCGATGGGAGGGGGATTCAGTTACGGAGCATTGGGAATGTCCCACCATGCCACTGAAGATCTCGCCATCGTACGTGCGATGCCCAACATCACAATGTTTACTCCGGGAGATGATTGGGAAGTGGTTCAAGCGGTTGAAATGCTCGTTCGCACTCCTGGCACAGGCTACGTTCGATTGGATAAGATGTCGGCGGGTAATACGTCGAAGAAAGACGAACAATTTATCCTGGGCAAAGCGCGAATTTTGACGGAAGGAAACGCACTCACCTTTGTGACGTGTGGTGGAATTTTGAAAGTCGTTTTGGAAGTCGCCGAGGAGCTTCGGAAAAAAGATGACATTCAAGTTCGGGTGATGAGTTGCCCGACGATGAAACCATTCGATCGGGAAGCCATCTTAAATGCCGCTCAAGAGACAGGTGGTATTGTTACTGTGGAAGAACATACGTTGGAGGGTGGCTTGGGGGGGCTGGTCGCCGAAATTCTCATGGACACCCATGTTATCCCTCAAAAGTTTCTACGAATGGGACTCAAGGCTGGGTTTTCATCGATCGTCGGCAGTCAAACATATCTGCAGGAGAAGTATGGCTTGGGTCGAGATTCGATCCGCCAATCGGCCCTAGATTTGATCAGAAGTTAA
- a CDS encoding transketolase has product MPVSNTIELAKQIRIHVVKMTSRGGSSHVGSCLSMADIIAVLYGKIMKVDSKNPKWPDRDRFILSKGHAGAGVYAALAESGFFPVEKLESHCQNGSDLSGHVSHKGVPGVELSTGSLGHGLPVGVGMAYAAQLDGKSHRVFVLLSDGECDEGSNWEGALFAAHHRLDNLIVIIDYNKIQSLTWVKDTIALEPFADKWKTFGWEVFEVDGHNHSNMHEVLSQLPKRIGRPTCVIAHTVKGKGVSFMENKVLWHYRTAKGDELEAALTELERGL; this is encoded by the coding sequence ATGCCTGTTTCAAACACGATAGAACTTGCCAAGCAAATCCGAATCCATGTCGTGAAAATGACGAGCCGTGGCGGGAGCTCACACGTGGGGTCGTGCCTGTCGATGGCCGACATCATTGCGGTTCTCTATGGGAAAATAATGAAGGTTGATTCCAAGAATCCGAAGTGGCCGGACCGAGACAGATTCATTTTGAGCAAGGGACACGCGGGAGCAGGCGTTTATGCGGCACTGGCTGAATCCGGCTTTTTCCCGGTCGAGAAACTTGAATCGCACTGTCAGAATGGTTCCGATTTAAGTGGGCATGTCTCCCACAAGGGAGTTCCAGGGGTTGAGCTTTCGACCGGGTCTCTTGGACATGGCCTGCCCGTGGGCGTGGGAATGGCTTATGCAGCTCAGCTTGATGGAAAATCGCATCGTGTATTCGTACTCCTAAGTGACGGTGAATGTGACGAGGGATCGAATTGGGAGGGAGCCCTTTTTGCGGCCCATCACCGATTGGACAACTTGATCGTAATTATCGATTACAACAAGATTCAAAGTCTCACTTGGGTGAAAGATACAATCGCTCTGGAACCCTTTGCGGACAAATGGAAAACGTTTGGTTGGGAGGTTTTTGAAGTGGACGGGCACAACCATTCTAATATGCATGAGGTTTTGTCTCAATTACCAAAGAGAATTGGACGTCCTACATGCGTAATTGCTCACACAGTGAAGGGAAAAGGAGTCTCCTTCATGGAAAATAAAGTGCTTTGGCATTACCGAACGGCTAAGGGCGATGAACTTGAGGCGGCGTTGACAGAGCTAGAACGGGGCTTGTGA